The following proteins are co-located in the Camelina sativa cultivar DH55 chromosome 12, Cs, whole genome shotgun sequence genome:
- the LOC109127886 gene encoding LOW QUALITY PROTEIN: F-box protein At2g40925-like (The sequence of the model RefSeq protein was modified relative to this genomic sequence to represent the inferred CDS: inserted 3 bases in 2 codons), with protein MREHWVFVLTPQGGSXTPSDFCPYTPVHRGQFVNGVIYYLALIDMYNYVLVSFDVISEELIMSQVPRMDGDELLKNVNLIEYGGKLTVLDSTQLRDKGMVVLWILQDAGNKEWSQKTLVLHPCQLQLVXQLVFHVNGTTQSGKVVLIPQDLLSPFHILCYDLQRNDMRKIEIKGIPGHWFRKKKKDRRFDVMFMDQSESVIDLDLLGDFN; from the exons ATGCGAGAGCATTGGGTCTTTGTCCTAACACCTCAAGGTGGCTC AACCCCATCAGACTTCTGTCCCTACACCCCGGTCCATCGAGGACAGTTTGTCAATGGGGTTATATATTACCTGGCTTTGATTGACATGTATAATTATGTTCTTGTGAGTTTCGACGTTATATCGGAAGAGTTGATAATGAGCCAAGTACCTCGCATGGACGGTGATGAATT GTTAAAGAATGTGAATCTTATAGAGTATGGTGGAAAACTTACTGTTCTTGACTCTACCCAGCTAAGAGACAAGGGTATGGTGGTTTTATGGATTCTGCAAGATGCTGGGAACAAGGAATGGTCCCAAAAGACTCTGGTTTTGCATCCTTGTCAGCTGCAATTAG AACAACTTGTATTCCACGTAAACGGTACTACTCAAAGTGGCAAGGTTGTTTTGATACCACAGGATTTGCTTTCTCCCTTTCACATTCTTTGTTATGATCTACAAAGAAATGATATGAGAAAGATTGAAATCAAAGGTATACCGGGCCACTGGtttaggaagaagaaaaaagatagaCGTTTTGACGTGATGTTCATGGATCAGAGTGAGAGCGTCATCGATCTTGATCTTCTTGGAGACTTTAATTAA
- the LOC104731932 gene encoding uncharacterized protein LOC104731932 isoform X1: protein MKSLLNWALSFFSDQLSRRDGYIWATAISLLLILLFHILFSSKFRFFSSSPTDPVSHAVISQSRLVADEDLKFLIEKLEERNESDDEIWEHVIHRSNDRISYTAKRSKPKDGGPMKYLSVTVFEDCSAEILRDFYMDNDYRKQWDKTVVDHEQLQVDTITGVESGRTVKKFPLLTSREYLLAWRLWQGKDKFYCFTKECDHNMVPKQRKYVRVSYFRSGWRIRQVPGRNACEIKMFHQENAGLNVEMAKLAFSKGIWSYICKMDNALCKYMATSQGTQQGPILSAVTLIKKVPSELETQTDDVTVSMGTSSGEEVLTHVVAKHRKILRKPSKKLIAKGLVLVGGAICLSRGHSALGAKVALAYLLTKLNKHGTSLKQTSQNTMN from the exons ATGAAGAGCTTACTCAACTGGGCTTTGTCTTTCTTCTCCGACCAACTTTCCCGGCGAGATGGTTACATCTGGGCCACCGCGATTTCGCTTCTCTTAATTCTTCTCTTTcatatcttattttcttctaaatttcgCTTCTTCAGTTCTTCGCCTACCGACCCAGTTTCTCATGCCGTGATTTCTCAATCAAG ACTAGTTGCTGATGAAGATTTGAAATTTCTTATCGAAAAATTGGAGGAAAGAAATGAGTCTGATGATGAGATATGGGAACATGTTATTCACAGAAGCAACGATCGCATTTCTTACACTGCTAAACGCTCCAAGCCTAAA gaTGGTGGTCCTATGAAGTACCTAAGTGTCACGGTCTTTGAGGACTGTTCTGCAGAGATTTTGAGGGACTTTTACATGGACAATGATTATAGGAAACAATGGGATAAGACTGTGGTTGATCATGAGCAGTTGCAGGTTGACACTATTACCGGAGTCGAGAGTGGTCGCACGGTTAAAAAGTTTCCTTTGTTGACATCAAGAGAGTACCTACTAGCTTGGAGACTGTGGCAAGGAAAGGACAAATTCTACTGTTTCACTAAG gaatGTGATCACAATATGGTACCGAAACAGAGGAAGTACGTACGTGTAAGCTATTTTAGATCTGGTTGGCGAATCAGGCAAG TTCCCGGCAGAAATGCTTGTGAGATCAAAATGTTTCATCAGGAGAATGCTGGGTTAAATGTTGAGATGGCGAAGCTCGCCTTTTCAAAAGGCATATGGAGTTACATTTGTAAGATGGATAATGCACTTTGTAAATACATGGCAACCAGTCAGGGAACCCAACAAGGACCCATCTTATCTGCTGTCACCTTAATAAAAAAG GTTCCATCAGAGTTAGAAACTCAGACAGATGATGTCACAGTCTCCATGGGAACAAGTAGTGGTGAAGAAGTGTTGACTCATGTTGTAGccaaacacagaaaaatattGAGAAAACCATCAAAGAAACTGATAGCAAAAGGTCTGGTACTTGTGGGTGGTGCAATCTGCTTGTCCCGTGGTCATTCTGCCTTGGGTGCTAAAGTCGCATTGGCTTACCTATTGACGAAGCTGAACAAACATGGAACTTCTCTGAAGCAGACCAGCCAGAACACTATGAATTAA
- the LOC104731932 gene encoding phosphatidylcholine transfer protein-like isoform X2, with protein sequence MKSLLNWALSFFSDQLSRRDGYIWATAISLLLILLFHILFSSKFRFFSSSPTDPVSHAVISQSRLVADEDLKFLIEKLEERNESDDEIWEHVIHRSNDRISYTAKRSKPKDGGPMKYLSVTVFEDCSAEILRDFYMDNDYRKQWDKTVVDHEQLQVDTITGVESGRTVKKFPLLTSREYLLAWRLWQGKDKFYCFTKECDHNMVPKQRKYVRVSYFRSGWRIRQVPGRNACEIKMFHQENAGLNVEMAKLAFSKGIWSYICKMDNALCKYMATSQGTQQGPILSAVTLIKKVRFHQS encoded by the exons ATGAAGAGCTTACTCAACTGGGCTTTGTCTTTCTTCTCCGACCAACTTTCCCGGCGAGATGGTTACATCTGGGCCACCGCGATTTCGCTTCTCTTAATTCTTCTCTTTcatatcttattttcttctaaatttcgCTTCTTCAGTTCTTCGCCTACCGACCCAGTTTCTCATGCCGTGATTTCTCAATCAAG ACTAGTTGCTGATGAAGATTTGAAATTTCTTATCGAAAAATTGGAGGAAAGAAATGAGTCTGATGATGAGATATGGGAACATGTTATTCACAGAAGCAACGATCGCATTTCTTACACTGCTAAACGCTCCAAGCCTAAA gaTGGTGGTCCTATGAAGTACCTAAGTGTCACGGTCTTTGAGGACTGTTCTGCAGAGATTTTGAGGGACTTTTACATGGACAATGATTATAGGAAACAATGGGATAAGACTGTGGTTGATCATGAGCAGTTGCAGGTTGACACTATTACCGGAGTCGAGAGTGGTCGCACGGTTAAAAAGTTTCCTTTGTTGACATCAAGAGAGTACCTACTAGCTTGGAGACTGTGGCAAGGAAAGGACAAATTCTACTGTTTCACTAAG gaatGTGATCACAATATGGTACCGAAACAGAGGAAGTACGTACGTGTAAGCTATTTTAGATCTGGTTGGCGAATCAGGCAAG TTCCCGGCAGAAATGCTTGTGAGATCAAAATGTTTCATCAGGAGAATGCTGGGTTAAATGTTGAGATGGCGAAGCTCGCCTTTTCAAAAGGCATATGGAGTTACATTTGTAAGATGGATAATGCACTTTGTAAATACATGGCAACCAGTCAGGGAACCCAACAAGGACCCATCTTATCTGCTGTCACCTTAATAAAAAAGGTAAG GTTCCATCAGAGTTAG